From Bosea sp. NBC_00550, the proteins below share one genomic window:
- a CDS encoding succinylglutamate desuccinylase/aspartoacylase domain-containing protein, with product MLTDFDAARPGKSVYDLGPVAGSLDGIEGEILCCINNGEGPSVLLLGGIHGDEYEAQIVLRRLAERLEPADVTGRVIIIPSLNFPAAQKGKRLSPFDGQNMNRYFPGKEDGTPTERLCAFVTKRLFPAVDLLIDVHAGGGDVSVVPMVFGFATDKSVVDDARLNRLMEAWGYRFVQHVDGIDETACGAAKLAGLASIEVEGGGGRMKSAELAIMEEGLLRALADFGAIKPQLEPTAFTGVHFTAGAEGQYLAPFAALVEHCVALGDRVEKGQCVARLHRTAGQSAVAVEIAAPASGYILRQTEHAFAAKGQLVGNIGSLLQG from the coding sequence ATGCTCACCGACTTCGACGCCGCCCGCCCCGGCAAATCCGTTTACGATCTCGGCCCGGTCGCGGGTTCGTTGGATGGGATCGAGGGTGAAATCCTCTGCTGCATCAACAATGGCGAAGGGCCTTCGGTCCTGCTTCTCGGCGGCATCCATGGCGATGAATACGAGGCCCAGATCGTGCTGCGCCGGCTGGCCGAGCGTCTGGAGCCGGCCGACGTCACCGGACGCGTCATCATCATTCCCTCGCTCAACTTCCCGGCGGCGCAGAAGGGCAAGCGCCTCTCTCCCTTCGACGGCCAGAACATGAACCGCTACTTCCCCGGCAAGGAGGACGGCACGCCGACGGAACGGCTCTGCGCGTTCGTGACGAAGCGCCTCTTTCCGGCCGTCGACCTGCTGATCGATGTCCATGCCGGAGGTGGCGACGTCTCGGTTGTGCCGATGGTGTTCGGGTTCGCGACGGATAAAAGCGTGGTCGACGATGCCCGGCTCAATCGGCTGATGGAGGCCTGGGGCTATCGTTTCGTCCAGCATGTCGACGGCATCGACGAGACGGCTTGCGGCGCTGCCAAGCTCGCCGGCCTCGCCTCGATCGAGGTCGAGGGTGGCGGCGGGCGGATGAAGTCCGCGGAATTGGCGATCATGGAGGAAGGGCTCTTGCGCGCTCTGGCCGATTTCGGCGCGATCAAGCCGCAGCTGGAGCCGACCGCGTTTACCGGGGTGCATTTCACTGCGGGCGCCGAAGGGCAGTATCTGGCGCCGTTTGCCGCCCTTGTGGAGCATTGCGTGGCGCTCGGGGACCGGGTCGAGAAGGGCCAATGCGTCGCTCGATTGCACCGGACCGCGGGGCAATCGGCAGTTGCAGTGGAGATCGCAGCTCCGGCGTCAGGTTATATTTTGCGTCAGACCGAACACGCATTCGCTGCCAAGGGCCAGCTGGTAGGGAATATCGGAAGTCTCCTACAGGGCTGA
- a CDS encoding GcvT family protein has product MSIPTQSRVVIIGGGIIGCSVAYHLTKLGWRDVLLLEQGRLSSGTTWHAAGLVGQLRSQSSMTRLIRYSTELYASLEQETELATGWKRCGSVSVARTPERMTQLRRTISAARAQGVDIEELSPKEAGDKWPVMRTDDLVGGVWLPGDGKANPADITQALARGARKGGAIVREGVRVLGVETEKGRVKAVLTDQGRVECEVLAICAGQWSRAVGQMCGVSVPLHSAEHMYIVTGKIEGVTPDLPVMRDPDGYTYYKEEVGGLVMGGFEPDAKPWGMAGIPYPFEFQLLPDDWDQFSILMENALQRVPALETAEIKTFLNGPESFTPDNNFLLGEAPEVAGIYVGAGFNSMGIASAGGAGKALAEWIVEGEATSDLWPVDIRRFADFNNNPAWLKDRIKETLGLHYAMPWPNRELDTARPFRRSPLYERLAAKRAVFGSKMGWERANYFARDEDERTIRYSFGQQNWFDTVAAEHRACREAAGLVDMSSFAKFLLQGPQAEAALQRLAANDVAVPVGTSVYTALLNARGTFESDLTAARIGPDTYLLLTGTAQATRDAHWIRRQLPEGVTLTDVTSAYAVLSLAGPKVGEILRRVSPASFDLADFPANAIRQITIGYATSWACRRSYLGDGFELYVPIEFAPAIYDALHEAGADLGLVDVGYYAVDSLRIEKGFRAWGRELTPDVNPYEAGLGFAVKLDKGDFLGRDALVAARAAPRTKRLIALVGPRPDGQMAWGGEAILADGKPVGEITSAAFGATLDGIVALGWAESDGPIDQAWLNARKWAIDLAGTAIPVTASLAAPLDRKPARGARA; this is encoded by the coding sequence ATGTCCATTCCCACCCAATCTCGCGTCGTCATCATCGGCGGCGGCATCATCGGCTGTTCGGTCGCCTATCACCTGACCAAGCTCGGCTGGCGCGACGTGCTGCTGCTCGAGCAGGGGCGCCTGTCCTCGGGCACCACCTGGCATGCGGCCGGTCTTGTCGGGCAGTTGCGCAGCCAGTCGAGCATGACGCGGCTGATCCGCTACTCGACCGAGCTCTACGCCTCGCTGGAGCAGGAGACCGAACTCGCCACCGGCTGGAAGCGCTGCGGCTCGGTCTCCGTCGCCCGCACGCCCGAGCGCATGACGCAATTGCGCCGGACGATCTCGGCGGCGCGCGCGCAGGGTGTCGACATCGAGGAGCTCAGCCCGAAGGAGGCCGGCGACAAATGGCCTGTGATGCGCACCGACGATCTCGTCGGCGGCGTCTGGCTCCCCGGCGACGGCAAGGCGAACCCGGCCGACATCACCCAGGCGCTGGCGCGCGGCGCGCGCAAAGGCGGCGCGATCGTGCGGGAGGGCGTGCGCGTCCTTGGCGTCGAGACCGAGAAGGGGCGGGTCAAGGCGGTTCTCACCGACCAGGGCCGGGTCGAATGCGAGGTCCTCGCCATCTGCGCCGGGCAATGGTCGCGTGCGGTCGGGCAGATGTGCGGCGTGTCGGTGCCGCTGCACTCGGCCGAGCACATGTACATCGTCACCGGCAAGATCGAGGGCGTGACGCCGGACCTGCCGGTGATGCGCGATCCCGACGGCTACACCTACTACAAGGAGGAGGTCGGCGGCCTCGTCATGGGCGGCTTCGAGCCGGATGCGAAGCCCTGGGGCATGGCCGGCATTCCCTATCCGTTCGAATTCCAGCTCCTGCCGGATGACTGGGACCAGTTCTCGATCCTGATGGAGAACGCGCTGCAGCGGGTGCCGGCGCTGGAGACGGCGGAGATCAAGACGTTCCTCAACGGCCCCGAGAGCTTCACGCCCGACAACAACTTCCTTCTTGGCGAGGCCCCTGAGGTCGCCGGCATCTATGTCGGCGCCGGCTTCAACTCGATGGGCATCGCCTCGGCCGGCGGTGCCGGGAAGGCGCTCGCCGAATGGATCGTCGAGGGCGAAGCGACAAGCGATCTCTGGCCCGTCGACATCCGCCGCTTCGCCGATTTCAACAACAACCCGGCCTGGCTGAAGGACCGGATCAAGGAGACGCTCGGCCTCCACTACGCCATGCCCTGGCCGAACCGCGAGCTCGATACCGCCCGGCCCTTCCGGCGCTCGCCGCTCTATGAGCGCCTCGCGGCCAAGCGGGCCGTCTTCGGATCCAAGATGGGCTGGGAACGCGCGAACTATTTTGCCCGCGACGAGGACGAGCGCACGATCCGCTATTCCTTCGGGCAGCAGAACTGGTTTGATACGGTCGCGGCCGAGCATCGCGCCTGCCGCGAGGCGGCCGGGCTCGTCGACATGAGCAGCTTCGCCAAGTTCCTGCTGCAGGGGCCGCAGGCCGAAGCTGCGCTGCAGCGGCTGGCGGCCAACGATGTCGCCGTGCCGGTGGGCACCTCGGTCTACACCGCCCTGCTCAACGCGCGCGGCACCTTCGAGAGCGATCTCACCGCCGCCCGCATCGGGCCCGACACCTATCTCCTTCTGACCGGCACGGCCCAGGCGACCCGCGACGCGCACTGGATCAGGCGCCAGCTCCCGGAGGGCGTGACGCTGACGGATGTGACCTCGGCCTATGCCGTGCTGTCGCTCGCCGGCCCCAAGGTCGGGGAGATACTCCGCCGCGTCTCGCCGGCCTCCTTCGACCTCGCCGATTTCCCGGCCAACGCGATCCGGCAGATCACGATCGGCTATGCCACAAGCTGGGCCTGCCGCCGCTCCTATCTGGGGGATGGCTTCGAACTTTATGTTCCCATCGAATTCGCGCCCGCCATCTACGATGCGCTGCACGAGGCCGGCGCCGATCTCGGCCTGGTCGATGTCGGATACTATGCCGTCGACTCGCTGCGCATCGAGAAGGGCTTCCGTGCCTGGGGCCGCGAGCTGACGCCGGACGTCAATCCCTACGAGGCCGGTCTCGGCTTCGCCGTGAAGCTGGACAAGGGCGATTTCCTTGGCCGCGATGCTCTCGTCGCCGCCCGCGCCGCGCCGCGTACCAAGCGGCTGATTGCACTCGTCGGCCCTCGTCCGGACGGCCAGATGGCCTGGGGCGGCGAGGCGATCCTGGCCGATGGCAAGCCGGTCGGCGAGATCACCTCGGCGGCGTTCGGCGCGACCCTCGACGGTATCGTTGCGCTCGGCTGGGCCGAGAGCGATGGGCCGATCGACCAGGCCTGGCTCAACGCGCGCAAATGGGCGATCGACCTCGCGGGCACGGCAATACCCGTCACCGCCAGTCTTGCGGCGCCGCTCGATCGCAAGCCGGCACGCGGAGCGCGGGCATGA
- a CDS encoding NAD(P)/FAD-dependent oxidoreductase, protein MSDHHSASEVVIVGGGIYGTSLAYQLAKSGRSVTLLEAGEIAGGASGGPGERGVRANGRDLRELPVCAIAQQLWADYQAKFEGGVGYRRVGGLKIYDVSYGHREHEVRGRMEATAAAQSSLGSPSEVLSRDETLAREPELAPGILGAIWCPHDGVGDHTVATRQFAKEAAKAGAVIRTGAKVAEIVQTRGIATAVKLASGETIPVGSRLVVVANAGAEALLKPVLKPHELGPVWNLMPQMHFVSNPLNKTVNHLLSHAHRRLAVKQLPDGVIMLSGGAHVGYTPEGLWKGSLSSMTQNVTDALHTLPFIDNSSFLSVDASRVETVAVDQIPLIGQAEAVSNLIYGYGWSGHGFAISLGFTKLFADWIKTGEKPEALEPFSPLRFHKPAELLKAAALGRAAA, encoded by the coding sequence ATGTCCGATCATCATAGCGCCTCCGAGGTCGTCATCGTCGGCGGCGGCATCTACGGGACGAGCCTGGCCTACCAGCTCGCGAAATCCGGCCGCAGCGTCACCCTGCTCGAGGCTGGCGAGATCGCCGGTGGCGCCTCGGGCGGCCCTGGCGAGCGCGGCGTGCGCGCCAATGGTCGCGATCTGCGCGAGTTGCCGGTCTGCGCCATCGCCCAGCAGCTCTGGGCGGATTATCAGGCGAAGTTCGAGGGCGGAGTCGGCTATCGGCGCGTCGGCGGTCTCAAGATCTATGACGTGTCCTACGGCCATCGCGAGCACGAGGTGCGCGGGCGCATGGAGGCGACGGCGGCTGCCCAGTCGAGCCTGGGCTCGCCATCCGAAGTTCTTTCGCGCGATGAGACGCTGGCGCGCGAGCCAGAGCTCGCGCCCGGCATCCTGGGCGCGATCTGGTGCCCCCATGACGGCGTCGGCGACCACACCGTTGCCACGCGCCAGTTCGCCAAGGAGGCCGCCAAGGCTGGTGCCGTCATCCGCACGGGCGCCAAGGTCGCCGAGATCGTGCAGACGCGCGGCATCGCAACGGCCGTGAAGCTCGCGAGTGGGGAGACGATTCCCGTCGGCTCGCGGCTGGTCGTGGTCGCCAATGCCGGTGCCGAGGCCCTGCTGAAGCCGGTTCTGAAGCCGCATGAACTCGGCCCGGTCTGGAACCTCATGCCGCAGATGCATTTCGTTTCGAACCCGCTGAACAAGACGGTCAACCATCTGCTCTCCCACGCGCATCGCCGGCTCGCCGTGAAGCAGCTTCCCGACGGCGTGATCATGCTCTCGGGCGGAGCGCATGTCGGCTACACGCCGGAAGGGCTGTGGAAGGGCTCGCTGAGCTCGATGACGCAGAACGTCACCGACGCGCTTCACACGCTGCCCTTCATCGACAATTCCAGTTTCCTGAGTGTCGATGCATCGCGGGTGGAGACCGTCGCCGTCGATCAGATTCCGCTGATCGGGCAGGCGGAGGCGGTGTCGAATCTGATCTATGGCTATGGCTGGTCGGGCCATGGTTTCGCGATCTCGCTCGGCTTCACCAAGCTGTTCGCCGATTGGATCAAGACGGGCGAGAAGCCGGAAGCGCTTGAGCCGTTCTCGCCGTTGCGCTTCCACAAGCCGGCCGAACTGCTCAAGGCCGCCGCACTCGGCCGCGCCGCGGCCTGA
- the purU gene encoding formyltetrahydrofolate deformylase has product MPRDIVVQKPARILTLSCEDRPGIVHAVSGVLYRHGCNILESAQFSDPRDGRFFMRVAFAAGERFDEAAFRREFDGVAGTFRMNWDAIDATRPQRVVLMVSRFGHCLNDLLFRQATGNLNITIPAIVSNHRDFEPLAKNYGIPFHHLPVTAATKAEQEAKLLQIVAQTEASLVVLARYMQVLSNDLCRALDGRAINIHHSFLPSFKGAKPYHQAYERGVKLIGATAHYVTPDLDEGTIIDQDVARADHSLAPDDLVSVGRDIEAVVLARALRLHIERRVMLAGRRTVIFR; this is encoded by the coding sequence ATGCCCCGGGACATCGTCGTGCAGAAGCCAGCCCGTATCCTAACCCTGTCCTGCGAGGACCGGCCCGGCATCGTGCACGCCGTCAGCGGGGTGCTCTACCGGCACGGCTGCAACATCCTGGAGAGCGCGCAGTTCAGCGATCCGCGCGACGGCCGCTTCTTCATGCGCGTCGCCTTTGCTGCGGGCGAGCGCTTCGACGAGGCCGCCTTCCGGCGCGAATTCGACGGCGTCGCCGGCACCTTCCGCATGAATTGGGACGCCATCGACGCAACGCGCCCGCAGCGGGTCGTCCTGATGGTCTCGCGCTTCGGCCATTGCCTGAACGACCTGCTCTTCCGCCAGGCGACGGGGAACCTCAACATCACGATTCCGGCGATCGTCTCGAACCACCGCGATTTCGAGCCATTGGCGAAGAACTACGGCATCCCGTTCCACCACCTGCCCGTCACGGCGGCGACCAAGGCGGAGCAGGAGGCAAAGCTGCTGCAGATCGTCGCGCAGACCGAGGCGTCGCTGGTCGTGCTCGCCCGCTACATGCAGGTGCTGTCCAACGACCTCTGCCGCGCGCTCGACGGGCGGGCGATCAACATCCACCATTCGTTCCTGCCGAGCTTCAAGGGCGCCAAGCCCTACCATCAGGCTTATGAGCGCGGCGTGAAGCTGATCGGGGCGACGGCGCATTACGTGACGCCCGATCTCGACGAAGGCACGATCATCGACCAGGACGTCGCCCGCGCCGATCATTCGCTCGCGCCTGACGATCTCGTCAGCGTCGGGCGTGACATCGAGGCCGTGGTCCTAGCGCGTGCGCTACGCCTGCACATCGAACGGCGGGTGATGCTGGCCGGCCGACGCACGGTCATCTTCCGCTAG
- the pbfA gene encoding (R)-1-hydroxy-2-aminoethylphosphonate ammonia-lyase encodes MQAGTATIIHTEGESNTSVARSGWTAAITDTGTRDLLARDANAFLHQSLSSPCLTAIAKAEGIWIEDTNGRRYMDFHGNSVHHIGYGHPRLKEAIKAQLDALSFAPRRFTCEPAVELAETLGRLAPGSLGKVLFTTGGSDAIEVALRLARAATGRFKTLSFWDAFHGAGFGASSVGGEATFRSGIAGPLLPGAEHVAPWGSRNCAYGHDSLEESARACARMISYVLAKEGDIAAVVAEPMRATPSPPAPGFWKSVREACDRHGTLLIFDEIPTGLGKTGRFFAHEHDEAEPDMVVLGKALGGGILPIAAVIARRELDVAGGYAIGHYTHEKNPVTTRAALTTINIIREEGLTERAAELGAYAMARLRAFGEGCPAVGDVRGRGLLFGVELVSDRNDFTPDNGLAERAYYRCLEAGLSFKISQGNVLTLSPPMVITRAELDWALGIVEQAILAG; translated from the coding sequence ATGCAGGCCGGAACCGCCACGATCATCCATACCGAAGGCGAGTCGAATACCTCTGTTGCGCGCAGCGGCTGGACGGCGGCCATCACCGATACCGGAACGCGGGACCTGCTGGCGCGGGACGCGAACGCCTTCCTGCATCAGAGCCTGTCGAGCCCCTGCCTGACCGCCATCGCGAAGGCGGAGGGCATCTGGATCGAGGATACCAATGGCCGCCGCTACATGGATTTTCACGGCAACAGCGTCCACCATATCGGCTACGGGCATCCGCGCCTGAAAGAGGCGATCAAGGCGCAGCTCGATGCGCTGAGCTTCGCGCCGCGGCGCTTCACCTGCGAGCCGGCAGTCGAGCTCGCCGAGACGCTCGGGCGGCTGGCGCCGGGCAGTCTCGGCAAGGTGCTCTTCACCACCGGCGGCTCGGACGCGATCGAGGTGGCGCTGCGGCTCGCCCGCGCCGCGACCGGCCGGTTCAAGACGCTGTCCTTCTGGGATGCGTTCCACGGCGCCGGCTTCGGAGCTTCCAGCGTCGGTGGCGAGGCGACCTTCCGCTCCGGCATCGCCGGCCCCCTCCTGCCGGGCGCCGAGCATGTCGCGCCCTGGGGCAGCCGCAACTGCGCCTATGGTCATGACAGCCTGGAGGAATCGGCCCGCGCCTGCGCCCGGATGATCTCCTATGTGCTGGCAAAGGAGGGCGATATTGCCGCGGTCGTCGCCGAGCCGATGCGCGCCACGCCGTCGCCGCCGGCACCCGGCTTCTGGAAAAGCGTGCGCGAGGCCTGCGACCGGCACGGCACGCTGCTGATCTTCGACGAAATCCCCACCGGGCTCGGCAAGACCGGGCGCTTCTTCGCCCATGAACATGACGAGGCCGAGCCCGACATGGTCGTCCTCGGCAAGGCGCTGGGCGGCGGCATCCTGCCGATTGCCGCCGTCATCGCCCGGCGCGAGCTCGATGTCGCCGGAGGCTACGCCATCGGCCACTACACCCATGAGAAGAACCCGGTCACCACCCGCGCGGCCCTGACGACGATCAACATCATCCGTGAGGAGGGGCTGACGGAGCGGGCCGCGGAACTCGGCGCATATGCAATGGCGCGGCTGCGGGCTTTCGGTGAAGGCTGCCCGGCCGTCGGCGACGTTCGCGGGCGCGGGCTGCTGTTCGGCGTGGAACTCGTCTCCGACCGTAACGACTTCACGCCGGACAATGGCCTGGCCGAGCGCGCCTATTATCGCTGCCTCGAAGCCGGCCTGAGCTTCAAGATCAGCCAGGGCAACGTGCTGACCCTGTCCCCGCCGATGGTGATTACCCGCGCCGAGCTCGACTGGGCGCTCGGCATCGTCGAGCAGGCTATCCTGGCGGGCTGA
- a CDS encoding DeoR/GlpR family DNA-binding transcription regulator, with product MTRDIAARRHRAILDNLDRLESVTVEELARALDVSRETIRRDLKVLSADGLLSVVHGGAIRNERSEASFASRRSVNREGKERIASVAVSMLGDGMTILLDSGTTTEAVARALARSDHKRLIVHTTSLENARLISRLPDARVFLIGGEFDRNEDATSGAEALRAIARLSADLSFVSVGGVDAEGRLTDYTRAGAATRSALLNAAEQGFLMADSSKFGLVLPSRIAGEEACAGLLVDRLPPDSIAAKLAENGVRVLAG from the coding sequence ATGACACGCGACATCGCAGCGCGACGGCATCGCGCCATCCTCGACAATCTCGACAGGCTGGAATCCGTCACCGTCGAGGAGCTGGCCCGGGCCCTCGACGTCTCGCGAGAGACCATCCGGCGCGACCTCAAGGTCTTGTCGGCGGACGGTCTGCTGTCGGTCGTCCATGGCGGGGCCATTCGAAACGAGCGTTCGGAAGCATCCTTCGCCAGCCGCCGGTCGGTGAACCGCGAGGGCAAGGAGCGGATCGCCAGTGTGGCGGTCTCGATGCTGGGCGACGGCATGACGATCCTGCTCGATTCCGGCACCACGACCGAAGCGGTGGCGCGCGCGCTGGCGCGCTCGGACCACAAGCGGCTGATCGTCCACACGACGTCGCTCGAGAATGCGCGCCTTATCAGCCGCTTGCCGGACGCCCGGGTCTTCCTGATCGGCGGCGAGTTCGACCGCAACGAGGATGCAACCTCGGGCGCCGAGGCCCTGCGGGCGATCGCCCGCCTCTCGGCCGATCTCTCTTTCGTCAGCGTCGGCGGCGTCGATGCGGAAGGGCGGCTCACCGACTACACCCGCGCCGGAGCCGCTACCCGAAGCGCCCTGCTGAACGCCGCCGAACAGGGCTTCCTGATGGCCGACAGCAGCAAGTTCGGGCTTGTCCTGCCCAGCCGGATCGCCGGCGAGGAGGCTTGCGCGGGGTTGCTGGTCGACCGGCTTCCGCCCGATTCCATCGCCGCGAAGCTCGCCGAAAACGGGGTCCGCGTGCTCGCTGGATAA
- a CDS encoding 2-hydroxyacid dehydrogenase, with the protein MKAVRTDRELECPEIDEGLRARGVELVTLPDGISEEALIAAVADADLLLMCYTPVTARVIAAAKRLKGIVKYGVGIDAIDIPAAIARGIPVVNVPEYAEETVAEGAFALMIALAKRMPAISRAVQEDGWVWPSGRWLGCDLTGKTLGIVGAGKIGSSMARMAGLGFRARVLGYDPHVDAAAMAMRGMAKVDDLHTMLRQCDVVSLHCVLNDATRHLLGREELACLRPGAILVNVSRGGLIDEAALVETVLAGRLGGVGLDVYGQEPLAREGHPLSPLFGRDDVILFPHLTFFTAEAMQRLTEDTLARCFEILDGRTVRVRSRDPRLLAQAGNIVFA; encoded by the coding sequence ATGAAGGCGGTCCGCACCGACCGGGAACTCGAATGCCCTGAGATCGACGAGGGCCTGCGCGCCCGCGGCGTCGAGCTCGTGACGCTGCCCGACGGCATATCCGAGGAGGCGTTGATCGCGGCGGTTGCCGACGCCGACCTGCTGCTGATGTGCTACACGCCGGTCACGGCCAGGGTGATCGCCGCGGCGAAGCGGCTGAAGGGAATCGTCAAATACGGCGTCGGCATCGACGCGATCGATATCCCCGCCGCGATCGCGCGGGGCATCCCCGTCGTCAACGTACCCGAATATGCCGAGGAGACGGTGGCCGAGGGCGCTTTCGCCCTGATGATCGCGCTGGCGAAGCGGATGCCGGCGATCAGCCGCGCCGTGCAGGAGGATGGCTGGGTCTGGCCGTCCGGGCGTTGGCTCGGCTGCGATCTCACCGGCAAGACGCTTGGCATCGTAGGCGCAGGCAAGATCGGCAGCAGCATGGCCCGCATGGCGGGGCTGGGCTTCCGCGCCCGGGTACTCGGCTACGACCCGCACGTCGATGCGGCGGCCATGGCCATGCGGGGCATGGCGAAGGTCGACGATCTCCACACGATGCTGAGGCAATGCGATGTCGTTTCGCTGCATTGCGTCCTCAACGACGCGACGCGCCATCTTCTCGGCCGCGAAGAACTCGCCTGCCTCAGGCCCGGAGCTATTCTCGTCAATGTCTCGCGCGGCGGGCTGATCGACGAAGCCGCTCTGGTCGAAACCGTCCTCGCCGGCCGTCTCGGCGGGGTCGGGCTCGACGTCTACGGCCAGGAGCCGCTCGCCCGGGAGGGGCATCCGCTCAGCCCGCTGTTCGGGCGCGACGACGTGATCCTGTTCCCGCACCTGACCTTCTTCACCGCCGAGGCAATGCAGCGATTGACGGAAGATACGCTCGCGCGCTGCTTCGAGATTCTCGATGGGCGCACGGTGCGGGTCCGCTCACGCGATCCGCGCCTGCTGGCTCAGGCGGGCAATATTGTCTTTGCCTGA
- a CDS encoding metallophosphoesterase family protein, whose amino-acid sequence MRLGVIADIHGNLLALEAVLAKLDDLGVDRIVNLGDCASGPLWPAETVALLRSRGMSHVRGNHDRALGAPSPEGLGASDGFAWRALDADARSWLAGLPVELRLGEAFCFHAGPGCDDTYLMEEVRDGRLLPAPIATIEERLAGQAAPLMLCAHSHLARTVRLGSGTIVLNPGSVGNPAYHSLGPAHVAESGMPHARCAVVTTGAGIAAELHLVGYDWERAARQADANGRRDWAYALRTGQALPGG is encoded by the coding sequence ATGCGCCTTGGCGTCATCGCCGACATTCACGGAAACCTGCTGGCGCTTGAGGCCGTCCTTGCGAAGCTGGATGATCTCGGCGTCGACCGGATCGTCAATCTCGGCGACTGCGCCTCCGGCCCGCTCTGGCCGGCCGAAACCGTGGCGCTGCTCCGGTCGCGCGGGATGAGCCATGTCCGCGGCAATCATGATCGTGCCCTCGGTGCTCCATCGCCCGAGGGGCTCGGAGCGTCCGACGGTTTCGCATGGCGCGCGCTCGACGCCGATGCACGCAGCTGGCTCGCCGGGCTGCCCGTCGAGCTTAGGCTCGGAGAGGCATTCTGCTTTCATGCCGGCCCGGGCTGCGACGACACTTATCTGATGGAGGAGGTCCGGGACGGCCGCCTCCTGCCGGCCCCGATCGCCACCATCGAGGAACGGCTGGCAGGGCAGGCGGCGCCCTTGATGCTCTGCGCCCACAGCCATCTCGCCCGCACGGTGCGGCTGGGCTCGGGAACCATCGTCCTCAACCCCGGCAGCGTCGGAAACCCGGCCTACCACTCGCTGGGGCCGGCCCATGTCGCCGAGAGCGGCATGCCCCATGCCCGTTGCGCCGTGGTCACGACCGGGGCGGGCATCGCGGCGGAACTGCATCTCGTCGGCTATGATTGGGAAAGGGCGGCGCGCCAGGCGGATGCGAACGGCCGCCGGGACTGGGCCTACGCCCTGCGGACGGGCCAGGCGCTGCCTGGGGGCTGA
- a CDS encoding LysR substrate-binding domain-containing protein, with product MRYVQLRAFHHVAMAGGFSKAAQALHLTQPAISDQVRRLEEEYDVALFSRSHRQVVLTAAGRRLLALTHRLFGAEAEALDMLQEERSLRSGALRIVADSVHHVLDVLTAFRERHPGIQISISRGNTGSVVDTLIGYDAEVGVLGELADDRPFEVLPLNVSPIIAFAARSHPAAGRKSLSLEELEAWPLVLREPGSRTRQLLEQRAAERGVALHCAVEAEGREAVRAIVAAGGGIGFVSAAEFGDDDPALVRLPLDGPPLAMQEKLICLHERRNSKTIKAFFDMARATRT from the coding sequence ATGCGCTACGTCCAGCTCCGCGCCTTCCATCATGTCGCGATGGCCGGCGGCTTCTCGAAGGCGGCGCAAGCCCTGCACCTCACGCAGCCGGCAATCTCCGACCAGGTCAGGCGGCTGGAGGAGGAGTACGACGTCGCCTTGTTCAGCAGGAGTCACCGGCAGGTCGTGCTCACGGCGGCCGGCCGGCGATTGCTGGCCCTGACGCACCGGCTGTTCGGAGCGGAAGCCGAGGCGCTCGACATGTTGCAGGAAGAGCGCTCGCTGCGGTCCGGCGCGCTGCGCATCGTCGCCGACTCCGTCCATCACGTGCTCGACGTGCTGACGGCGTTCCGCGAGCGCCATCCGGGCATCCAGATCAGCATCTCGCGCGGCAATACCGGCAGCGTCGTCGATACGCTGATCGGCTACGATGCCGAGGTCGGCGTCCTCGGAGAGCTGGCCGATGACAGGCCGTTCGAGGTGCTGCCGCTCAACGTCTCGCCGATCATCGCCTTCGCCGCCCGCAGCCATCCGGCCGCCGGCCGGAAAAGCCTTTCGCTCGAAGAGCTCGAAGCCTGGCCGCTGGTGCTGCGCGAGCCGGGCTCGCGCACACGCCAACTGCTTGAGCAGCGCGCGGCGGAGCGCGGAGTCGCATTGCACTGCGCCGTCGAAGCGGAAGGGCGGGAGGCCGTGCGGGCGATCGTCGCGGCGGGTGGAGGCATAGGCTTCGTGTCGGCTGCCGAGTTCGGCGACGACGATCCTGCGCTGGTCCGGCTCCCGCTCGACGGCCCTCCGCTCGCGATGCAGGAGAAGTTGATCTGCCTGCACGAGCGCCGCAACAGCAAGACCATCAAGGCGTTCTTCGACATGGCGCGTGCGACGCGGACCTGA